From one Saprospiraceae bacterium genomic stretch:
- a CDS encoding DUF1592 domain-containing protein has product MLPAWSVGDSIRYEIDVRPLLVKKCISCHNTNAPKAGVNIDNYKEQDRVIKDGAFWLKVLDQIKSRHMPPKSEPTLSESDYDQLVTGIDRILQTSLKNKTPGHIVIRRLSHPEYQYTIKDLFDIDFEAKKYFPSDGSGGGGFDNQGRALFFTPLKFERYYDAADLIVEKLRQDSIKWASLVPFRYKETRWKYIVHWFKSFFNAEDRRYDLAEQSAMEVFIPIATKAYRRFLKDEEKTKLLTLFQTVYSQKDTFNLKPQYRFDEGIAQCLKAILVSPNFLYKVEEEPEKEGSYAINDFELATRLSAFLWSSMPDQELFDLAYQGKLQDTAILAAQARRMLRDPKAKRFAENFAVQWLGIGKLLEKEPIVDTDKFPGFEINIRQSLYQETVEYFYFVLTGSKNLLDLINSDYAFLNKDLATYYGIDGVDHQDFQKVTLKDQTRGGVLGMGSVLATTSFPMRTSPVNRGKWVMEQILGISPPPPPAVVAELTEDKATHDALGLRKILEAHRAKPECRSCHEKMDPLGLGLENFDPTGRWRDSYGKVAIDPSGITADGQKFKGPVELKVILMEEKTKFARNMATKMLSYALGRSMLFTDEPALVILENTLLANNFDPEPFILELVKSYPFTMKLNDFEKKSI; this is encoded by the coding sequence ATGCTTCCTGCCTGGTCTGTAGGGGATAGCATCCGTTATGAGATTGATGTGAGGCCTTTATTAGTCAAAAAGTGTATCAGTTGTCATAATACTAACGCACCTAAAGCTGGTGTCAATATCGATAATTATAAGGAACAGGACAGGGTCATCAAGGATGGGGCATTTTGGCTAAAAGTGCTCGACCAGATTAAAAGTCGGCATATGCCTCCTAAAAGCGAGCCCACACTTTCTGAATCCGACTACGATCAACTGGTCACAGGGATTGATCGTATCCTTCAGACCTCGCTTAAAAATAAAACCCCCGGACATATCGTGATCAGGCGGTTGAGCCATCCTGAATACCAGTACACGATCAAAGATTTGTTCGATATAGATTTTGAAGCAAAAAAATATTTCCCTTCAGATGGGTCAGGGGGGGGGGGATTTGACAATCAAGGCAGAGCCTTGTTTTTTACACCTTTAAAATTTGAGCGCTATTATGATGCAGCCGATCTGATAGTTGAAAAGCTCCGACAGGATTCAATTAAGTGGGCATCTTTAGTTCCTTTTCGATATAAAGAGACCAGGTGGAAATATATCGTCCACTGGTTCAAGTCTTTTTTTAATGCAGAAGATAGAAGGTATGATCTTGCAGAGCAGTCTGCGATGGAGGTCTTCATACCAATAGCCACAAAAGCATACAGAAGATTTTTAAAGGACGAAGAGAAGACCAAACTTTTGACTCTGTTTCAAACCGTCTACAGTCAAAAGGATACCTTTAATTTAAAACCTCAATATCGTTTTGATGAGGGGATAGCTCAATGCCTAAAGGCTATATTGGTTTCACCCAATTTTTTGTATAAAGTCGAAGAAGAACCGGAAAAGGAGGGATCTTATGCCATCAATGATTTTGAGTTGGCTACTCGACTATCTGCTTTCTTATGGTCCAGTATGCCTGATCAGGAATTGTTTGATCTGGCATATCAGGGAAAGCTTCAGGATACCGCCATCCTGGCTGCTCAGGCCAGGCGCATGCTCAGAGATCCCAAAGCAAAGCGCTTTGCCGAAAATTTTGCAGTGCAATGGCTTGGTATCGGCAAATTGCTGGAAAAAGAACCAATCGTGGACACGGATAAATTTCCGGGTTTTGAAATAAATATTCGCCAATCCTTGTATCAGGAGACGGTCGAATACTTTTATTTTGTTCTTACAGGGAGTAAAAATCTGCTGGATCTGATCAACAGCGATTATGCTTTTCTCAATAAAGACCTTGCTACTTATTATGGTATAGATGGCGTCGATCACCAGGATTTTCAAAAAGTGACGCTGAAAGACCAAACCCGGGGAGGTGTATTGGGTATGGGGAGTGTCCTGGCTACCACATCATTTCCTATGCGGACCAGTCCTGTGAATAGGGGTAAGTGGGTAATGGAACAAATATTGGGGATATCGCCGCCTCCGCCTCCCGCTGTAGTAGCTGAGCTTACGGAAGACAAAGCCACTCACGATGCCCTGGGATTGCGCAAAATACTGGAAGCACATCGGGCAAAACCAGAATGCCGGTCTTGTCATGAAAAAATGGACCCCCTGGGTCTGGGACTTGAAAACTTCGATCCAACAGGTAGATGGCGGGATAGCTACGGTAAAGTAGCAATAGATCCTTCCGGAATTACCGCTGATGGCCAGAAATTTAAGGGACCCGTAGAACTTAAAGTTATCCTGATGGAGGAGAAAACCAAGTTTGCCAGGAATATGGCTACTAAGATGTTGTCTTATGCTCTTGGTCGCTCGATGTTGTTTACTGATGAGCCTGCCTTGGTCATTCTTGAAAATACTTTATTGGCAAATAATTTTGACCCGGAGCCTTTTATTTTAGAGTTGGTCAAGAGTTATCCCTTTACCATGAAGTTAAATGATTTTGAAAAAAAGAGTATTTAA
- a CDS encoding DUF1552 domain-containing protein: MKKKWHISRRRMLKGMGGACIALPLLEAMAIPGLPNPFKTKAPVRSAFLYMPNGVHPNLWTPSTFGCDFELTRQLLPLKGLQEDILVLGELMNKNSIFKGADGHYAKSASLLTCMSIKQTIGDNISCGGISLDQLIAKRLGNETLFPSLEYGLDRITTGVDINVGFTRLYGSSISWQTPETPLSKEIDPRLAFDRLFKPYVPGAKIKNDPYKLSILDMVKEDADQLKKNLGRSDQDKLSEYLESIYSVEKRLTNETNREKFAGNITRDIKKELTRINQNIDEYVEVYGGVDVTEKTRLMLDIMTLAFWSDASRVSTFMFGNSVSNRSFAFLDGVKGNHHSISHHMDKPENLEEYARITTWHIEQYAYLLNRLKSIQEGDHTLLDNSMVMFTSDLRDGNRHAPRNLPILLGGRGGGKIKSGQNLAFTKETPLANLYLTMLHALDIEQRQFGDSTSTLSDIMA, from the coding sequence ATGAAAAAAAAATGGCATATATCACGCAGGAGAATGCTCAAAGGAATGGGGGGAGCCTGTATAGCCTTGCCTTTGCTTGAAGCTATGGCTATTCCTGGATTGCCCAATCCTTTTAAGACCAAAGCGCCGGTAAGATCTGCTTTTTTATACATGCCCAATGGAGTACATCCCAATCTTTGGACACCCTCCACTTTTGGCTGCGATTTTGAATTGACTCGTCAATTACTCCCTCTGAAAGGATTGCAAGAAGATATCCTCGTATTGGGAGAGCTCATGAATAAAAATTCGATATTTAAAGGGGCAGATGGACATTATGCCAAATCAGCCAGTTTACTCACTTGCATGTCTATCAAACAAACCATTGGTGACAATATCAGCTGTGGTGGTATATCGCTGGATCAGTTGATCGCCAAACGATTGGGCAATGAGACGCTTTTTCCTTCTTTAGAATATGGTCTTGATCGCATTACTACGGGAGTCGATATCAATGTAGGTTTTACCCGCTTATATGGATCCAGTATATCCTGGCAGACCCCGGAGACCCCCTTGTCCAAAGAGATAGATCCCCGCCTTGCATTTGATAGACTTTTTAAACCTTATGTGCCTGGTGCTAAAATAAAAAATGACCCATACAAATTAAGCATCCTGGATATGGTCAAAGAAGATGCTGATCAACTCAAAAAAAACCTGGGGCGGTCAGATCAGGACAAGTTGTCTGAGTACCTGGAATCCATCTACAGTGTAGAAAAACGATTGACCAATGAAACCAATCGCGAAAAATTTGCAGGCAACATTACCAGGGATATCAAAAAAGAACTCACCCGCATCAATCAAAATATAGATGAATATGTGGAAGTATATGGCGGGGTAGATGTGACGGAAAAAACAAGGTTGATGTTGGATATCATGACCCTGGCTTTCTGGAGTGATGCCAGTCGGGTATCCACTTTTATGTTTGGCAATTCCGTGAGCAACCGCAGTTTCGCTTTCCTTGATGGCGTAAAAGGCAATCACCACTCCATCTCACATCATATGGATAAACCTGAAAATCTGGAAGAATATGCCCGCATCACTACCTGGCATATTGAGCAATACGCTTATCTGCTCAATAGGCTCAAAAGCATTCAGGAAGGAGATCATACTTTATTAGATAATTCAATGGTGATGTTTACATCTGATTTGCGTGATGGCAACAGGCATGCTCCACGTAATCTTCCAATCTTACTCGGTGGTAGAGGAGGTGGAAAAATCAAGTCGGGTCAAAATCTGGCATTTACCAAAGAGACTCCACTGGCCAATCTCTATCTCACTATGTTGCATGCGCTTGATATTGAACAGCGACAATTTGGTGACAGCACTTCTACTCTGTCGGACATCATGGCATAA
- a CDS encoding heavy-metal-associated domain-containing protein encodes MKKSISVFTFFFVMVLSLFSFESAAADVTSTFKVNGSCGMCKKKIETALRIKGVKKVNWDKETHLLTITFNSSNISLDEIHQRIAAVGYDTDKIKANDEAYAKLDECCKYEREQ; translated from the coding sequence ATGAAAAAATCTATATCAGTTTTTACCTTCTTTTTTGTAATGGTTTTGTCTCTCTTTTCTTTTGAATCTGCTGCTGCTGATGTGACTTCTACTTTTAAAGTCAATGGAAGTTGTGGTATGTGTAAGAAAAAAATAGAAACCGCTCTTCGAATCAAAGGGGTAAAAAAAGTAAATTGGGACAAGGAGACCCACCTGCTCACCATTACTTTTAACTCATCCAATATATCTCTGGATGAAATTCATCAGCGAATCGCGGCGGTTGGTTACGATACTGACAAGATAAAAGCAAATGATGAGGCTTATGCCAAGCTCGATGAATGCTGTAAGTATGAGCGTGAACAATAA
- the trmB gene encoding tRNA (guanosine(46)-N7)-methyltransferase TrmB: MSRKKKMLRFAELETFENVFQCVDSNSTTVKTFDGSSKEIKGHWSEQVFHNDHPLIIELACGKGEYTVSLAQTHPAHNFIGIDVKGNRMHRGAKKALSLEIANAAFLRIRIEWLTNHFASAELSEIWITFPDPFLKQSKANRRLTSPMFLDRYRSLLKPGGVVHLKTDSTELFAYSLQTLSEYAGAHILIQSDDIDRDGLTKEDLAIQTHYEGIHRGIGKPIKYVKWRFE, from the coding sequence ATGTCGCGTAAAAAAAAAATGCTTCGTTTTGCGGAGTTAGAAACCTTTGAGAATGTATTTCAATGCGTTGACTCTAATAGCACGACGGTCAAAACGTTTGATGGCTCTTCAAAAGAAATCAAGGGACATTGGAGCGAGCAAGTATTTCACAATGATCATCCTTTGATCATAGAACTGGCCTGCGGCAAAGGGGAGTATACCGTCTCGCTCGCTCAAACACATCCAGCACATAATTTTATAGGCATCGATGTCAAAGGCAATCGCATGCACCGGGGAGCTAAAAAAGCATTATCCCTAGAAATCGCTAATGCAGCTTTTTTAAGGATTCGTATCGAATGGCTCACCAATCATTTTGCTTCTGCTGAGCTGAGTGAAATCTGGATCACCTTTCCTGACCCTTTCCTCAAACAAAGCAAAGCCAATCGCAGACTTACCTCACCTATGTTTTTAGATCGTTATCGATCACTGCTCAAACCCGGTGGTGTGGTCCATCTGAAGACTGACAGTACAGAACTTTTCGCGTATAGCTTGCAGACCTTATCTGAATATGCCGGAGCGCACATCCTGATACAATCTGATGATATAGATCGGGATGGTTTGACCAAAGAGGACCTTGCCATACAGACACATTATGAAGGGATACATCGGGGTATAGGAAAGCCGATAAAATATGTAAAGTGGCGGTTTGAATAG
- a CDS encoding trypsin-like peptidase domain-containing protein, whose protein sequence is MKLKSSILIFVVMITMLLSRMSGQTTVSDTKSSAAKIVYVPFDFTDAAEKAKKSVVYIETKSGISTSNRKPNSRRMPRDLEDLFDFGQLFGGGGIDIPSEGKGSGVIISSDGYIVTNNHVVNGADEINIKTSDDRKFVAQKIGVDPSTDLALLKIDANNLTPAEFGNSDAVKVGEWVLAVGNPFDLEFTVTSGIVSAKGRNKLNIIKDAKPIEEFIQTDAAVNPGNSGGALVDVQGRLIGINTAIYSPNGSFAGYSFAIPVNLMQRVMKEIKENGSLERVGSLGLEVHEIDATLAKEQNLPSNKGLLISSVQEGSIADYAGLIPDDIILSVDGKEVNSFDQLISLRDDSRVGQTLQFKILRDGNVRTLPVKLRKKI, encoded by the coding sequence ATGAAGCTAAAATCGTCCATTTTGATATTTGTGGTGATGATCACAATGTTACTTTCGCGTATGTCTGGTCAAACAACTGTATCAGATACCAAATCAAGTGCTGCAAAAATAGTCTATGTGCCTTTCGACTTCACGGATGCAGCTGAAAAAGCTAAAAAATCTGTTGTTTACATCGAGACCAAATCAGGCATCTCTACTAGTAATCGAAAGCCAAACAGTCGCAGAATGCCTAGAGATCTTGAGGACTTATTTGATTTTGGCCAGTTGTTTGGGGGTGGAGGCATTGATATTCCGAGTGAAGGAAAAGGTTCGGGCGTGATCATTTCTTCCGATGGATATATAGTCACTAACAATCATGTGGTCAATGGAGCAGATGAGATCAATATCAAAACCTCTGATGATCGCAAATTTGTCGCTCAAAAAATTGGTGTAGATCCGAGTACCGATCTCGCTTTGCTTAAAATAGATGCCAATAACCTTACTCCGGCCGAATTTGGCAATAGTGATGCGGTCAAAGTAGGTGAATGGGTCCTGGCTGTAGGCAATCCTTTTGATCTTGAATTTACAGTGACTTCCGGTATTGTCAGCGCCAAAGGAAGAAACAAACTCAATATCATCAAGGATGCCAAACCAATAGAAGAATTTATTCAGACAGACGCTGCCGTCAATCCAGGTAACTCCGGCGGAGCTTTAGTAGATGTACAAGGCAGGCTCATAGGTATCAATACTGCGATATATTCCCCTAATGGAAGTTTTGCGGGGTATTCGTTTGCTATTCCAGTCAACCTCATGCAGCGTGTGATGAAAGAAATTAAAGAAAATGGCTCCCTGGAGCGGGTAGGTAGTCTTGGATTAGAAGTGCATGAGATTGATGCCACCCTTGCCAAAGAACAAAACCTTCCCAGCAATAAGGGATTGTTGATCAGTAGTGTTCAGGAAGGGAGTATTGCAGATTATGCTGGGTTGATCCCTGATGATATTATCCTATCTGTAGATGGCAAGGAGGTGAATTCGTTTGACCAATTGATCAGCCTAAGGGATGATTCCAGAGTAGGACAGACTCTACAGTTTAAAATCTTACGCGATGGCAATGTCAGGACCTTGCCTGTCAAACTACGCAAAAAAATATAA
- a CDS encoding PD40 domain-containing protein: MKKHALNLGSFILFFSILIPFALDAQYFGRNKPHYKTFDYKLYETPYFSIYHYLDNKEALDRIGLWSDQWYKMHQKIFRDSFYTKNPIILYNDHADFQQTNAISGEIGVGTGGVTEALRNRVIFPFTMTNQQTWHVLGHELVHAFQYDVVINGDSSSIKNLQNLPLWMVEGLAEYLSLGRVDPFTAMWMRDAVLQGDVPGFKQLENPRYFPYRYGQAFWAFLAGMYGDDVIRPMFVNTAIYGIETASAITLGVTADQLSERFQNALRTYYDPFLGDKKERLIGRELVSAKNGGRINVSPVLSPNGKYIIFLSEKDLFSTDLYLADATSGKIIRKVLSTTKEGHLDDLNYLESSGTWSSDSKQFATIAYKKGVHALIIKDVASGRTKEEIQFKEVPAFANPAWSPDGKSIVFAGLAQGQTDLYEYVLKSKKLKRLTNDIYSEIQPNWSTDGKSIVYATDKLSMDRGRKHGKYTMNLAILSKGADGELASGTTKDLDFFYGANNLNPEHDDDGNIYFLSDKDGFRNMYRYELSDDKVYQMTDFLSGISGITEYSPALTVSRKKDKIVYSYYSKNSFSIYSAGQDRFLNRPVVDVNAIDMAPGTLPMTNLGQKDIVADNLSKVDGYTQLPLPEDAYKLKFQAKPVVNKFKLDYIGGSTGLGVGTGSFGTRTGLAGGVQMLFSDLFGNHQIYSTLALNGDIYDFGGQVTYINSKRKIAWGTTLSHIPFQTGGVSYRLDTLNFSNGQYEVLREDLDILRIFEDQMGVFAQFPLSTTRRFETSLSGNYRSFRLDRYPTFYDPYTYQYIDQGRRERIPLETDVINIGGYLIKRTGFFNTGLAYVGDNSNFGMASPMSGHRYRFEVEKYFSGYNFAAATADYRKYWWKKPVSIAARVMYHGRFGESARGFSPILVGNMGFVHGFYYTQLDRLASENGIGFEQLSGQKLLMGNLEVRLPFTGPERLAVIKSGYLLSELSVFLDGGVAYDQFGQISFSKTGVNDFTFKRFVASTGASLRVNLFGAIIIEPYYAFPLLKGSKGAFGLNLVPGW; the protein is encoded by the coding sequence ATGAAAAAGCACGCACTTAACCTAGGTAGTTTTATCCTCTTCTTTAGTATATTAATACCTTTTGCCCTGGACGCTCAATATTTTGGCAGGAATAAGCCCCATTATAAAACCTTTGATTACAAGCTTTACGAAACCCCCTATTTTAGTATCTACCACTACCTGGACAATAAGGAAGCACTGGATAGGATAGGACTATGGTCTGACCAATGGTACAAAATGCATCAAAAAATATTCAGGGATTCATTTTATACCAAAAATCCAATCATTTTATATAACGATCACGCAGACTTTCAGCAGACCAATGCCATCTCCGGCGAGATTGGTGTAGGTACCGGAGGTGTGACAGAAGCATTGCGAAATCGGGTTATTTTTCCTTTTACGATGACCAACCAGCAGACCTGGCATGTACTCGGACATGAGTTGGTGCATGCTTTTCAGTACGATGTAGTGATCAATGGCGATTCTTCTTCTATCAAGAATCTGCAGAATCTCCCTTTGTGGATGGTTGAAGGTCTGGCAGAATATTTGTCGCTGGGTAGAGTAGATCCTTTTACTGCCATGTGGATGAGAGATGCTGTGCTGCAAGGGGATGTGCCGGGATTTAAACAATTAGAAAATCCCCGATATTTCCCTTATCGCTATGGCCAGGCGTTTTGGGCATTCCTGGCAGGTATGTATGGAGATGATGTGATCAGACCCATGTTTGTCAATACCGCAATTTATGGCATAGAAACCGCAAGCGCCATTACCTTGGGTGTGACGGCTGATCAGTTGTCTGAGCGATTTCAAAATGCTTTAAGAACCTACTATGACCCATTTTTAGGTGACAAAAAAGAGAGATTGATTGGTAGAGAATTGGTATCTGCCAAAAATGGTGGTCGTATCAATGTATCACCGGTACTCAGCCCCAATGGTAAGTACATTATCTTCTTATCGGAGAAAGATTTATTTTCTACCGATCTATATCTGGCTGATGCAACCTCCGGCAAAATAATCCGCAAAGTACTGAGTACAACTAAAGAAGGTCATCTCGATGATCTCAATTACCTGGAGTCGAGTGGTACCTGGAGTTCTGACAGCAAACAATTTGCTACCATAGCCTATAAAAAAGGAGTGCATGCCCTCATCATCAAAGATGTGGCTAGTGGTCGTACCAAAGAAGAGATCCAGTTTAAAGAAGTGCCCGCTTTTGCTAACCCTGCCTGGAGTCCTGATGGTAAAAGCATTGTCTTCGCCGGCCTTGCGCAGGGCCAGACTGACCTTTATGAGTATGTGCTAAAATCTAAAAAACTCAAGAGACTGACCAACGATATATACAGTGAAATACAGCCTAACTGGTCTACTGACGGAAAGTCAATCGTATATGCGACAGACAAACTCAGCATGGATCGAGGTAGAAAACATGGTAAATACACTATGAACCTCGCTATCCTGAGCAAAGGAGCAGATGGTGAGTTGGCTTCAGGCACTACTAAAGATCTTGACTTTTTCTATGGGGCCAACAACCTCAATCCTGAGCACGACGATGATGGCAATATTTATTTTTTATCAGACAAAGACGGTTTTCGAAATATGTACCGCTACGAATTGTCTGACGATAAAGTCTACCAAATGACCGATTTTCTCTCTGGTATCAGTGGCATTACGGAATACTCTCCTGCGCTGACAGTATCCCGAAAAAAAGATAAAATAGTTTACTCTTACTATTCTAAAAACAGTTTTTCGATCTACTCTGCAGGTCAGGATCGATTTCTCAACAGGCCTGTCGTAGATGTCAATGCCATCGACATGGCTCCGGGTACTTTACCTATGACCAATCTGGGACAAAAAGATATTGTGGCAGACAATCTTTCCAAGGTAGACGGGTATACTCAGCTCCCACTCCCTGAAGATGCCTATAAACTTAAGTTTCAAGCCAAACCGGTTGTCAATAAATTTAAACTGGATTATATAGGAGGTAGTACCGGACTCGGAGTAGGTACCGGAAGTTTTGGCACCCGAACAGGTTTGGCCGGTGGTGTACAGATGTTGTTTTCAGATCTTTTTGGTAATCATCAGATTTATTCCACACTCGCACTCAATGGTGATATCTACGATTTTGGAGGTCAGGTGACCTATATCAATTCTAAACGAAAGATTGCATGGGGTACCACCCTCTCCCACATCCCTTTTCAGACCGGGGGTGTGAGTTATAGACTGGATACTTTAAATTTTAGCAATGGACAGTATGAAGTATTGCGTGAGGACCTGGACATCCTGAGGATCTTTGAAGACCAGATGGGGGTATTTGCACAATTTCCGCTATCGACTACCCGTAGGTTTGAGACCAGTTTGTCAGGCAATTACAGGTCTTTCAGACTGGATCGGTATCCTACATTTTATGATCCATACACCTACCAATATATAGATCAGGGTCGCAGAGAGCGCATCCCTTTAGAGACAGATGTCATTAATATAGGAGGATACCTGATCAAAAGGACAGGCTTCTTCAATACCGGCCTGGCCTATGTAGGTGATAATTCTAATTTTGGTATGGCTTCACCCATGTCTGGTCATCGATACAGGTTTGAAGTAGAGAAATATTTTAGTGGGTACAATTTTGCTGCAGCCACAGCTGATTACCGTAAGTATTGGTGGAAAAAACCAGTCAGCATCGCTGCAAGGGTGATGTATCATGGCCGATTCGGCGAAAGTGCCCGTGGATTTAGCCCTATCCTGGTGGGTAATATGGGTTTTGTACACGGATTTTATTATACCCAACTGGATAGATTGGCATCAGAGAATGGCATTGGATTTGAACAACTCAGTGGTCAAAAGCTTTTGATGGGCAATCTAGAGGTTAGGCTGCCATTTACGGGTCCTGAGCGGTTAGCTGTCATCAAATCAGGTTATTTGCTCTCTGAGCTCAGTGTTTTCCTTGATGGAGGCGTAGCTTATGATCAGTTTGGGCAGATCAGTTTCAGCAAGACTGGGGTCAATGATTTTACCTTCAAGAGATTTGTGGCATCTACTGGAGCTTCGCTCAGGGTCAACCTTTTCGGGGCGATCATTATAGAGCCGTATTATGCCTTCCCGCTACTCAAAGGCAGTAAAGGTGCTTTTGGTTTAAACCTGGTGCCTGGATGGTAA
- a CDS encoding phosphoribosylanthranilate isomerase produces the protein MIPKVKICCISSVAEAKMAIRYGAAALGLVGQMPSGPGVISDEMIHQISSTVPPPIATFLLTSHTSAVAIVNHYRQVHTNTIQIVDALSDGSYADIRAALPYVKLVQVVHVTGESSIDECQQIAPYVDAILLDSGNPNLKIKELGGTGRVHDWKLSRRIVESVSVPVFLAGGLNADNVRTAILEVGPFGLDLCSGVRTDGRLDERKLEQFFKNLN, from the coding sequence GTGATACCAAAAGTGAAGATTTGTTGCATCAGCAGTGTGGCCGAAGCTAAGATGGCTATCAGGTACGGCGCTGCAGCTCTGGGTTTGGTCGGTCAAATGCCCAGTGGACCCGGGGTGATTTCTGACGAAATGATCCATCAGATTTCCAGCACAGTACCACCACCTATAGCCACCTTTTTATTGACGAGCCATACCAGTGCTGTCGCCATAGTCAACCATTATAGACAAGTGCATACCAATACCATTCAGATCGTCGATGCTCTTAGCGATGGAAGTTATGCCGATATCAGGGCAGCCCTGCCTTATGTAAAACTGGTCCAGGTAGTCCACGTTACAGGCGAATCCTCTATAGACGAATGTCAGCAAATAGCACCTTATGTGGATGCTATACTGCTCGATAGTGGCAATCCTAATCTAAAAATCAAAGAACTCGGTGGGACCGGAAGAGTGCATGACTGGAAGCTCAGTCGTCGCATCGTGGAATCTGTATCGGTACCGGTCTTTTTAGCCGGAGGGCTTAATGCTGACAATGTTCGTACTGCTATCCTTGAGGTGGGTCCTTTTGGGTTGGATCTATGCAGCGGAGTGAGGACGGATGGCAGGTTGGACGAGCGCAAGCTGGAACAGTTCTTTAAAAATTTGAATTGA
- a CDS encoding DUF4440 domain-containing protein has product MKYTWLLIHFVCMTSLLQAQSPDEQYIRTKLGQQVAAWNRSDVEAYMQFYWHSDSLMYIGKSGITYGWQQTLDNYTKRYPDPAAMGHLTDKIIVIKLLSPDYMQVIGQWHLTRSIGDIEGYYTLLIRKISGHWLIVQDHTS; this is encoded by the coding sequence ATGAAATATACTTGGTTGCTTATTCATTTTGTCTGTATGACATCCTTACTCCAGGCACAATCACCTGATGAACAATATATACGTACCAAGCTCGGCCAGCAGGTAGCAGCGTGGAATCGTAGTGATGTGGAGGCCTATATGCAGTTTTATTGGCATAGTGATTCCTTGATGTATATCGGCAAATCAGGGATCACCTATGGTTGGCAGCAAACGCTGGATAATTATACAAAAAGATACCCTGATCCTGCCGCCATGGGTCATCTGACTGATAAAATTATTGTTATCAAACTCCTATCTCCAGATTATATGCAAGTCATTGGACAATGGCATCTCACCCGTAGTATCGGTGACATAGAGGGGTATTATACTCTATTGATCAGAAAAATATCCGGACATTGGTTGATCGTGCAGGATCATACCAGTTGA